A region of Subtercola boreus DNA encodes the following proteins:
- a CDS encoding AAA family ATPase, whose amino-acid sequence MTDRATSRAAESSGASQADLQQNGDMEEFGRLSAAILANLRMVINGKDEVAALALIVLLSEGHLLVEDVPGVGKTTLAKALARSVGCTVSRIQFTPDLLPSDVTGVSIYNQHEREFEFKPGAIFANIVIADEINRASPKTQSALLECMEERQVSIDGQTYFLEPPFSVVATQNPIEMEGTYALPEAQRDRFMVRVSMGYPDARAELAMLHNREQQSPLDQLAAVVTRQQLQRMIETARNVFVSPAVEQYAVNIAQATRRDPDIRLGVSPRATLHLVRAAKVAAALDGREFVLPDDIDALVVPVLAHRLLLTRRSLSDNRVGGVAAHDEVLRRIVRNTPVPLVAARMA is encoded by the coding sequence ATGACAGACCGGGCCACCAGCAGAGCAGCCGAATCGTCCGGAGCGAGCCAGGCCGACCTGCAGCAGAACGGCGACATGGAGGAGTTCGGCCGCCTGTCGGCCGCGATCCTCGCGAACCTGCGAATGGTGATCAACGGCAAGGACGAGGTCGCCGCCCTCGCGCTGATCGTGCTGCTCTCCGAGGGTCACCTGCTCGTCGAAGACGTTCCGGGTGTCGGCAAGACGACCCTGGCCAAGGCTCTGGCCCGTTCGGTCGGCTGCACGGTGAGCCGCATCCAGTTCACGCCCGACCTGCTGCCGTCCGACGTGACCGGCGTCTCCATCTACAACCAGCACGAGCGGGAGTTCGAGTTCAAGCCCGGCGCCATCTTCGCGAACATCGTCATCGCCGACGAGATCAACCGCGCCTCGCCGAAGACGCAGTCGGCGCTCCTGGAGTGCATGGAGGAGCGCCAGGTCTCGATCGACGGCCAGACCTACTTCCTCGAGCCGCCCTTCAGCGTCGTCGCCACCCAGAACCCGATCGAGATGGAGGGCACCTACGCACTCCCCGAGGCGCAGCGCGACCGGTTCATGGTGCGGGTGTCGATGGGGTACCCGGATGCCCGTGCCGAGCTCGCGATGCTGCACAACCGTGAGCAGCAGAGCCCGCTCGACCAGCTCGCCGCCGTCGTCACCCGCCAGCAGCTGCAGCGCATGATCGAGACCGCCCGGAATGTCTTCGTCTCCCCGGCGGTCGAACAGTATGCGGTGAACATCGCCCAGGCCACGAGGCGGGATCCCGACATCCGGCTCGGCGTGAGCCCCCGCGCGACCCTGCACCTGGTTCGTGCTGCCAAGGTCGCCGCGGCCCTCGACGGCCGGGAGTTCGTGTTGCCCGACGACATCGATGCGCTGGTCGTGCCGGTGCTGGCGCACCGACTGCTGCTCACCCGACGTTCGCTCTCCGACAACCGCGTCGGCGGGGTGGCGGCGCACGACGAGGTGCTGCGCCGCATCGTCCGGAACACCCCCGTTCCCCTCGTCGCGGCGAGGATGGCGTAG
- a CDS encoding metallophosphoesterase family protein: MTRLLLLADTHLPKRARDLPPEVWQAVDAADVVFHAGDWVDLRTYERLTARVAAAGGRFVGVWGNNDGPELRAVLPEVATRDVGGLRFAMTHETGPATGREARADAAFPDVDVLVFGHSHIPWDSVTPGGLRLLNPGSPTDRRRQPFCTYLTATVAPAPAPAVLTDVTLHRLPPR, translated from the coding sequence GTGACCCGTCTCCTTCTCCTGGCCGACACCCACCTCCCCAAGCGCGCCCGCGACCTGCCGCCTGAGGTCTGGCAGGCGGTGGATGCCGCGGATGTCGTCTTCCACGCCGGCGACTGGGTCGACCTCCGCACGTACGAGCGGCTCACCGCGCGTGTCGCCGCGGCCGGCGGCCGGTTCGTCGGGGTCTGGGGCAACAACGACGGGCCAGAGCTCAGAGCGGTGCTGCCCGAAGTCGCGACACGGGATGTCGGAGGCCTCCGCTTCGCGATGACCCACGAGACCGGACCGGCCACCGGCCGCGAGGCCCGCGCCGATGCCGCCTTCCCCGACGTCGACGTGCTCGTCTTCGGCCACAGCCACATCCCCTGGGACTCCGTCACGCCCGGCGGCCTCCGCCTCCTCAACCCCGGCTCGCCCACCGACCGCCGCCGCCAGCCCTTCTGCACCTACCTCACGGCCACGGTCGCCCCCGCCCCCGCCCCCGCGGTCCTCACCGACGTGACCCTGCACCGCCTCCCTCCCCGCTGA
- a CDS encoding transglutaminaseTgpA domain-containing protein: MSGTRIRPSSRRPGGSRLTGRRGSSDEFTRAWAGFDEARATPAGTTPRGPVHSDGVGRADDHDRLTRTEPGRAGQAAVSPILFLLIMLPVGGLAPLLSGSGWWWNTALVVALVLGAALLVRLLPLPAAAPPIAALVAWAITVTVMFAPGDALFGFLPTLGTLDTIRSGLADAGESIALQSVPADPVQPIVLLLALTVGLLAVLADSLVFGLRMPALAGLVPVSILVVPYTVRQQEFDIVLFVVLAATYLLLLFAAGRFGIGLRLRQGENIRAGRNAGRAVLSGALAVLLACFLPGVTPGLTPGSFRPAQSAQLPSVYSSGVDPSIQLSQDLRRTNPVLSLTYSTTSASGLYLKLVNLSDFTTSPWQPEDLSEAAPLGSGFAAPDGLSADVAIQPVTTDVSVTGLRSDWLPVPYPETDVTGLDGDWTVSPGSLTVTGDNTNTTGQDYSVTSLLVQPTPAQLAASASTVPDALQNYLRLPRSISPIIRNTALEVTGSAASNYDKAVALQSYFTSGAFEYSVSAPVEGHYDGGNFAAVATFLSAKSGYCIHFASAMAVMARTLGIPSRIAIGYHPGGAGTRESDDLTTFQVYSDQLHAWPELWFDGIGWLAFEPTPGLGLTPPEYSLPNYTGAAATAPLRDGATSSAVPTTPRAAPQLDSGDVATSDPQVQAAQQGRAWLIAAGIAVLVILLALVPAGWRRLRRRRRLAAMMVDDRPASIGWQEVRDSAKDYRFELLDGETARGFAARLGSLYHMPAEPIEELLVAVEREQFARPGTAGQPDRLVSDVEQIIRALSAQASTADDRRALLLPTSLLGRPGR; the protein is encoded by the coding sequence GTGAGCGGCACGCGCATCCGCCCCTCCTCCCGGCGGCCCGGAGGCAGCAGACTCACCGGCCGTCGGGGTTCCAGCGACGAATTCACCCGGGCCTGGGCCGGATTCGACGAAGCCAGGGCGACACCCGCCGGCACGACCCCGCGGGGCCCGGTCCACAGTGACGGGGTCGGCAGAGCCGACGACCACGACCGCCTCACCCGCACCGAACCGGGCCGCGCCGGCCAGGCTGCCGTCTCGCCGATCCTCTTCCTGCTGATCATGCTCCCGGTGGGCGGGCTCGCCCCGCTTCTGTCGGGGTCGGGCTGGTGGTGGAACACTGCCCTCGTCGTCGCCCTGGTGCTCGGAGCGGCGCTCCTCGTGCGCCTCCTCCCGCTCCCTGCCGCTGCCCCACCGATCGCGGCCCTGGTTGCCTGGGCGATCACGGTCACCGTCATGTTCGCGCCGGGCGACGCCCTGTTCGGCTTCCTTCCGACCCTCGGCACGCTCGACACGATCCGTTCCGGCCTCGCCGACGCGGGGGAGTCGATCGCCCTGCAGAGCGTCCCCGCCGACCCCGTGCAGCCGATCGTGCTGCTGCTGGCCCTCACCGTGGGGCTCCTCGCCGTGCTCGCCGACTCGCTCGTCTTCGGGCTCCGGATGCCGGCTCTCGCCGGTCTCGTGCCCGTGTCGATCCTGGTCGTGCCCTACACGGTGCGCCAGCAGGAGTTCGACATCGTGCTGTTCGTCGTTCTCGCCGCGACCTACCTGCTGCTGCTCTTCGCGGCGGGCCGCTTCGGCATCGGCCTCCGCCTCCGGCAGGGGGAGAACATCCGTGCCGGGCGGAATGCCGGGCGCGCCGTGCTCTCCGGTGCGCTCGCCGTGCTGCTCGCCTGCTTCCTCCCCGGGGTGACGCCGGGGCTCACGCCCGGCTCGTTCCGCCCGGCCCAGTCGGCGCAGCTGCCTTCGGTCTATTCCAGCGGTGTGGATCCGTCGATCCAGCTCAGCCAGGACCTCCGCCGCACGAACCCCGTGCTCTCCCTCACCTACAGCACGACCTCGGCCTCGGGCCTCTATCTGAAGCTCGTGAACCTCTCCGATTTCACCACCAGCCCCTGGCAGCCCGAAGACCTCTCCGAAGCGGCGCCGCTCGGGTCGGGCTTCGCCGCGCCCGACGGTCTCTCGGCCGATGTCGCCATCCAGCCGGTCACCACCGACGTCTCGGTGACGGGGCTCCGGAGCGACTGGCTGCCCGTGCCGTATCCCGAGACCGACGTCACGGGCCTCGACGGCGACTGGACGGTGAGCCCGGGCAGCCTCACGGTGACCGGCGACAACACCAACACGACAGGCCAGGACTACTCGGTCACGAGCCTGCTCGTACAACCCACCCCCGCGCAGCTCGCAGCTTCCGCCTCCACGGTTCCGGATGCCCTGCAGAACTACCTGCGGCTGCCGAGGTCGATCTCCCCGATCATCCGCAACACCGCCCTAGAGGTGACGGGCAGTGCGGCGAGCAACTACGACAAGGCTGTCGCACTGCAGAGCTACTTCACGTCGGGTGCGTTCGAGTACTCGGTCTCGGCGCCCGTGGAGGGCCACTACGACGGGGGCAACTTCGCCGCGGTCGCCACGTTCCTGTCGGCCAAGAGCGGGTATTGCATCCATTTCGCTTCGGCGATGGCCGTCATGGCGCGTACCCTCGGCATCCCGTCGCGCATCGCGATCGGCTACCACCCGGGTGGGGCCGGAACGCGCGAGTCAGACGATCTGACCACGTTCCAGGTCTACAGCGACCAGTTGCACGCCTGGCCCGAGCTCTGGTTCGACGGCATCGGCTGGCTGGCGTTCGAGCCGACTCCGGGCCTCGGGCTGACGCCACCGGAGTACTCCCTGCCGAACTACACCGGAGCCGCCGCCACGGCCCCGCTCCGGGACGGTGCCACCTCGTCGGCGGTGCCCACGACCCCGCGCGCGGCCCCCCAGCTCGACAGTGGCGACGTTGCAACCAGTGACCCGCAGGTGCAGGCGGCCCAGCAGGGCCGCGCCTGGCTGATCGCGGCCGGCATCGCGGTGCTCGTCATCCTGCTCGCGCTCGTGCCCGCCGGGTGGCGCCGGCTCCGTCGACGGCGTCGCCTCGCCGCGATGATGGTGGATGACCGGCCGGCCTCGATCGGCTGGCAGGAGGTCAGGGACTCCGCGAAGGACTACCGCTTCGAGCTGCTGGACGGTGAGACGGCCCGCGGTTTCGCGGCCCGACTCGGGTCTCTCTACCACATGCCCGCGGAGCCGATCGAGGAGTTGCTCGTCGCGGTCGAGCGTGAACAGTTCGCGCGGCCCGGCACGGCGGGGCAGCCAGACCGCCTGGTGTCAGACGTCGAGCAGATCATCCGTGCGCTGAGTGCGCAGGCGAGCACAGCGGATGATCGGCGGGCGCTCCTCCTGCCCACGTCGTTGCTCGGCCGTCCCGGGCGCTGA
- a CDS encoding ATP-dependent DNA ligase gives MGLLLYGNPSIEISFDDRALQHLQIVITAKLRRRESFVFSWNDSADVGSGRSSIWLDPSSTLYYRYFGSRIPSINREWIEVLMESANSGAGLFFLPEPGSLPHSSSMTKSRS, from the coding sequence TTGGGCCTTCTGCTCTACGGCAACCCGAGCATCGAGATCAGTTTCGATGACCGGGCTCTCCAGCATCTCCAGATCGTGATCACCGCGAAACTCCGCCGCCGCGAGAGTTTCGTGTTCTCGTGGAACGACTCCGCCGACGTGGGTAGCGGCCGGAGCTCCATCTGGCTCGACCCGTCGAGCACTCTCTACTATCGGTACTTCGGCAGCCGCATTCCCTCCATCAACCGCGAGTGGATCGAGGTGCTGATGGAGTCCGCCAACAGCGGGGCCGGACTTTTCTTCCTCCCCGAACCCGGAAGCCTTCCGCACAGTTCGTCGATGACCAAGTCGAGGAGTTGA
- a CDS encoding glycoside hydrolase family 15 protein, producing the protein MALPIENYALISDCHTAALVGDDGSIDWLCLPRYDSPSTFGALLGDESHGRWKIAPQHPEARSHRQYVGNTFVLSTVWTTPTGVVEVTDFMPHGDRRADLMRRVRGISGSVPMTVDLRMRFGYATAIPWVRQIATPEGASDLVAIAGPDALVVRGPELEPTDHSHGREFVVTEGETVDTVLTWYPSHRPTPTPNDVDVALADTLDWWENWGSNSAQDGPYHAAVMRSLLVLRALTHEDTGGIVAAATTSLPESFGGQRNWDYRYVWLRDASLTLTVLLDHGFVGEADAWRGWLLRAIAGDPNDVQIMYGLAGERWLPEQEITSLPGYNGASPVRIGNGAVDQYQADVIGEVMVALHRSRVQTGQASQDAWALQRALLTVVESNLERPDSGIWEIRGPDQFFTHSRVMVWAALDRGVKGVEQFGLRGPVEKWRRLREQVRAEIEEKGYNAELGCYTQVFGGTAVDASLLQLAQVGYVEADDPRMLGTVARIEQELLHDGLLLRYRTETGVDGLPAGEYPFLACSFWLVEQYARSGRLKDGRRLMDDLLKLRNDVGLLSEEYDITGHRQAGNTPQALSHLALVRAADALTTTARTASAHASGTPEAAQSDSLR; encoded by the coding sequence ATGGCCCTCCCGATTGAGAACTACGCCCTGATCAGCGACTGCCACACCGCGGCCCTGGTCGGGGACGACGGCAGCATCGACTGGCTGTGCCTGCCGCGCTACGACTCGCCGTCGACGTTCGGCGCCCTGCTCGGCGACGAGAGCCACGGCCGGTGGAAGATCGCCCCGCAGCATCCGGAGGCCCGCTCGCACCGCCAGTACGTCGGGAACACGTTCGTGCTCAGCACCGTCTGGACCACCCCGACCGGCGTGGTCGAGGTCACCGATTTCATGCCGCACGGCGACCGGCGGGCCGACCTGATGCGCCGCGTCAGGGGCATCTCCGGGTCGGTCCCGATGACGGTCGACCTGCGGATGCGGTTCGGTTACGCCACCGCCATCCCGTGGGTTCGGCAGATCGCCACGCCCGAGGGTGCCTCCGACCTCGTCGCCATCGCCGGCCCCGATGCACTGGTGGTCCGCGGGCCGGAGCTCGAACCCACCGACCATTCGCACGGCCGCGAGTTCGTCGTGACGGAGGGCGAGACTGTCGACACCGTGCTGACCTGGTATCCGTCGCACCGCCCGACGCCGACACCGAACGATGTGGATGTCGCGCTGGCCGACACCCTCGACTGGTGGGAGAACTGGGGATCGAACAGTGCCCAGGACGGCCCGTACCACGCCGCAGTGATGCGGTCGCTGCTCGTGCTCCGCGCGCTCACCCATGAGGACACCGGCGGCATCGTCGCCGCCGCGACCACCTCCCTGCCCGAGAGCTTCGGCGGGCAGCGCAACTGGGACTACCGCTACGTGTGGCTCCGGGACGCCTCGCTCACCCTCACCGTGCTGCTCGACCACGGCTTCGTCGGCGAGGCGGATGCCTGGCGCGGCTGGCTCCTCCGCGCGATCGCCGGTGACCCGAACGACGTGCAGATCATGTACGGACTGGCGGGTGAGCGCTGGCTGCCGGAGCAGGAAATCACGTCGCTGCCCGGGTACAACGGGGCCTCCCCCGTGCGGATCGGCAACGGCGCGGTCGACCAGTACCAGGCCGACGTCATCGGTGAGGTGATGGTGGCGCTGCACCGTTCACGCGTGCAGACCGGGCAGGCCAGCCAGGACGCCTGGGCCCTGCAGCGAGCGCTGCTCACAGTCGTCGAATCGAATCTCGAACGCCCCGACTCCGGCATCTGGGAGATCCGCGGGCCGGACCAGTTCTTCACCCACTCGCGCGTGATGGTCTGGGCGGCGCTCGACCGGGGCGTCAAGGGTGTCGAGCAGTTCGGCCTCCGCGGCCCGGTCGAGAAGTGGCGTCGCCTCCGCGAGCAGGTGCGTGCCGAGATCGAGGAGAAGGGCTACAACGCCGAGCTCGGCTGCTACACGCAGGTCTTCGGCGGCACCGCGGTCGACGCCTCCCTGCTTCAGCTCGCCCAGGTGGGCTACGTCGAAGCCGACGACCCCCGGATGCTCGGGACCGTCGCCCGCATCGAGCAGGAGCTGCTGCACGATGGGCTGCTGCTCCGCTACCGCACGGAGACCGGCGTCGACGGACTCCCTGCGGGCGAGTACCCGTTCCTCGCGTGCTCGTTCTGGCTGGTCGAGCAGTATGCGCGGAGCGGCCGGCTGAAAGACGGCCGCCGGCTGATGGATGACCTGCTGAAGCTCCGCAACGACGTCGGCCTTCTCAGCGAGGAGTACGACATCACGGGCCACCGCCAGGCCGGGAACACACCCCAGGCGCTGTCGCACCTCGCCCTCGTACGTGCGGCCGACGCCCTGACCACCACCGCGCGGACGGCGAGCGCCCACGCCTCCGGCACCCCGGAGGCGGCGCAGAGCGACTCGCTGCGGTAG
- a CDS encoding L-serine ammonia-lyase, with amino-acid sequence MSLSAFDLFSIGIGPSSSHTVGPMRAAYLFISRLQQDDRLTSVRSVRVDLFGSLGATGHGHGTIKAVMLGLSGEQPHLVDPLTADVTVERQSEGGSLMLASEHPVPFDWRKDIVMHRRERLAFHSNGMRFAALGDDGALIDQREYFSVGGGFVLDEDEAGRTILVHDPTPVPHPFTSGAQLVDLCERTGLRVSDIVMQNELAWRSEAEVRSGLLHIWEVMQQTIERGCAATGTLPGGLRVRRRAAAQLAQLEQNPDLQDPLRAMEWVTLFALAVNEENAAGGRVVTAPTNGAAGIIPAVLSYFVRFVPGASDDDVVRFLLAATAIGILFKENASISGAEVGCQGEVGSACSMAAAGLAEVLGGSAKQVEMAAEIGIEHNLGLTCDPVGGLVQIPCIERNAVGAVKAITAARMAVRSDGEHHVSLDAAIKTMRETGADMKDKYKETSRGGLALNVVEC; translated from the coding sequence ATGAGCCTCAGCGCGTTCGACCTCTTCTCCATCGGCATCGGCCCGTCGAGCTCGCACACGGTCGGCCCGATGCGCGCGGCGTACCTCTTCATCTCTCGGTTGCAGCAGGATGACCGGCTCACCTCAGTGCGATCGGTGCGCGTCGACCTCTTCGGTTCCCTCGGGGCGACCGGGCACGGCCACGGCACGATCAAGGCGGTGATGCTCGGGCTCTCGGGCGAGCAGCCGCACCTGGTCGATCCCCTGACGGCCGACGTCACGGTCGAGCGCCAGTCGGAAGGCGGGTCGCTGATGCTCGCGAGCGAACATCCGGTGCCCTTCGACTGGCGGAAGGACATCGTGATGCACCGCCGGGAGCGCCTCGCCTTCCACAGCAACGGGATGCGGTTCGCTGCCCTCGGGGATGACGGCGCTCTGATCGACCAGCGCGAGTACTTCTCCGTCGGCGGCGGCTTCGTGCTCGACGAGGACGAAGCGGGTCGCACGATCCTCGTCCACGATCCGACGCCCGTTCCGCACCCCTTCACCAGTGGCGCGCAGCTCGTCGACCTGTGCGAGCGCACGGGCCTCCGGGTGAGCGACATCGTGATGCAGAACGAGCTTGCCTGGCGGAGCGAGGCAGAGGTGCGGTCGGGCCTGCTGCACATCTGGGAGGTCATGCAGCAGACCATCGAGCGCGGCTGCGCGGCCACCGGAACGCTGCCGGGTGGGCTGCGGGTGCGTCGCCGGGCGGCGGCGCAGCTGGCCCAGCTGGAGCAGAACCCCGACCTGCAGGATCCTCTCCGCGCCATGGAGTGGGTGACCCTCTTCGCCCTCGCCGTGAACGAGGAGAACGCGGCCGGCGGGCGCGTCGTCACCGCTCCGACGAACGGGGCGGCCGGCATCATCCCCGCGGTGCTCTCGTATTTCGTGCGGTTCGTTCCGGGTGCGAGCGACGACGACGTAGTGCGGTTCCTGCTCGCGGCCACGGCGATCGGCATCCTCTTCAAGGAGAACGCCTCCATCTCCGGTGCGGAGGTGGGCTGCCAGGGGGAGGTCGGATCGGCCTGCTCGATGGCCGCAGCCGGGCTTGCCGAAGTGCTCGGCGGTTCGGCGAAGCAGGTGGAGATGGCGGCTGAGATCGGCATCGAGCACAACCTGGGCCTGACCTGCGACCCGGTCGGCGGGCTCGTGCAGATCCCCTGCATCGAGCGGAACGCGGTCGGGGCGGTGAAGGCGATCACCGCAGCCCGGATGGCTGTGCGGAGCGACGGCGAACACCACGTCTCTCTCGACGCCGCGATCAAGACGATGCGGGAGACCGGCGCGGACATGAAGGACAAGTACAAGGAGACGTCGCGCGGTGGCCTGGCGCTGAACGTCGTCGAGTGCTAG
- a CDS encoding DUF58 domain-containing protein, protein MSAPSGPAALFAFLRTEVPRPTFRGWGFLVAGIVLLVIMNVLQRRDLSFVALFVLALPVLAAVGVSLYRFPLIVDRRFTPELAAAGSPVEVRLLLQNRGLFGTPEAVWFDDAAAPLVASARAPLPRLRRSAGGSGSGSGSGGASGGSGGAPTTFGYSLEARHRGEHLVGPLTVLLSDPFGMVIRTVRIGRPDLLTVTPSTVPLPRGAVRLASGAGSAPASRQLGGAGEQDVISRKYQTGDSMRRVNWSATARFGELMVRQDDQQNDQHAVVILDCAATGYAAAHHRFSPEFEWAVSMSTSIALHLLGEGFQVRHIDAVGARFDPSSPEELLLHAARTTVIEPEADTDSAPTGVDYRLAVSRTESAAGDLPPLFAVVGRLDDASLHSLASSARFSSGAVAIIVTPPGAALSTWAVAERQTLESAGWTTQVITSDEAPSAAWGTVDGERLVL, encoded by the coding sequence GTGTCGGCGCCGAGCGGCCCGGCCGCCCTGTTCGCCTTCCTGCGGACCGAGGTACCGCGGCCGACATTCCGCGGCTGGGGGTTCCTGGTCGCCGGCATCGTGCTGCTCGTCATCATGAACGTGCTGCAGCGCCGTGACCTCAGCTTCGTCGCGCTCTTCGTGCTCGCGCTGCCGGTGCTCGCGGCCGTGGGCGTCTCGCTGTACCGGTTCCCGCTCATCGTCGACCGACGGTTCACGCCCGAGCTCGCCGCGGCCGGCAGCCCGGTGGAGGTGCGGCTGCTCCTGCAGAACCGCGGCCTGTTCGGCACGCCCGAAGCGGTCTGGTTCGACGACGCGGCAGCACCGCTGGTCGCCAGCGCGCGGGCGCCTCTGCCTCGGCTCCGGCGTTCGGCGGGAGGCTCCGGCAGTGGCTCCGGCTCCGGCGGCGCCAGCGGTGGCAGCGGCGGCGCACCGACCACCTTCGGCTACAGCCTCGAAGCCCGTCACCGCGGCGAGCACCTGGTGGGGCCGCTGACCGTGCTTCTCTCGGACCCGTTCGGCATGGTCATCCGCACCGTGCGGATCGGCCGCCCCGACCTGCTGACCGTGACCCCGTCGACGGTGCCGCTGCCGCGCGGGGCGGTGAGACTGGCCTCCGGTGCGGGTTCCGCGCCCGCCTCGCGCCAGCTAGGCGGCGCTGGCGAGCAGGATGTGATCTCCCGCAAATACCAGACCGGCGACTCGATGCGGCGCGTCAACTGGTCGGCGACGGCCCGGTTCGGCGAGTTGATGGTGCGTCAGGATGACCAGCAGAACGACCAGCATGCGGTGGTCATCCTCGACTGCGCAGCCACCGGTTACGCGGCTGCCCATCACCGCTTCTCGCCTGAGTTCGAGTGGGCGGTCTCGATGAGCACCTCGATCGCGCTGCACCTCCTCGGCGAGGGATTCCAGGTGCGGCACATCGACGCTGTCGGGGCGCGGTTCGACCCGTCGTCACCCGAAGAACTGCTGCTGCACGCGGCCCGCACGACGGTCATCGAACCGGAAGCTGACACAGATTCTGCTCCGACAGGCGTCGACTACCGGCTCGCCGTGAGCCGCACCGAGTCCGCCGCGGGCGACCTCCCCCCGCTCTTCGCCGTGGTCGGTCGACTCGACGACGCCTCGCTGCACTCGCTCGCGAGCTCCGCCCGGTTCTCCTCCGGCGCTGTCGCGATCATCGTCACCCCGCCCGGCGCAGCGTTGTCGACGTGGGCCGTCGCCGAGCGCCAGACCCTCGAATCGGCCGGCTGGACGACCCAGGTCATCACCTCCGACGAAGCCCCCTCCGCCGCGTGGGGCACGGTCGACGGCGAGAGGCTCGTGCTGTGA
- a CDS encoding bacteriorhodopsin has translation MTASAPWLATLSQPQYLLTLYFLVVAGLALLAGFARSVTTRSEVGSRFRPAVVARLTVTGVAFVSYLLLITTFLSSYTLTGDTYVPNGNAVMMFALRYTDWSVTVPLLTFELLAVCSVVGPALRRTQLIVGASSFAMIFSGFLGAIVIDEGQSQAQLLIWGGISGVFWIITNVLLIRCVRRSLPSLTTQAASWMRSATILMLSGWVVYPLVYLIQVFGDGGGWATTMQVSLCVADVLVKIGFGTLIHRVAKLRTAEDVRAGDDVHPESIWISSVKQSDAGQPNEVYLAEGASVHPRHARPPMSSAVPFERSEIDDDDL, from the coding sequence ATGACCGCTTCGGCCCCCTGGCTGGCGACCCTCAGCCAGCCGCAGTACCTTCTCACGCTCTATTTCCTCGTCGTCGCAGGCTTGGCGCTGCTCGCCGGGTTCGCCCGGAGCGTGACGACCCGGTCGGAGGTCGGATCCCGTTTCCGGCCGGCCGTTGTGGCCAGACTGACCGTCACGGGCGTCGCGTTCGTGTCGTACCTGCTTCTGATCACCACCTTCCTGTCGAGCTACACGCTCACGGGCGACACCTACGTGCCGAACGGCAATGCGGTGATGATGTTCGCCCTGCGGTACACCGACTGGTCGGTCACCGTTCCCCTGCTGACGTTCGAGCTGCTCGCCGTCTGCAGTGTCGTCGGACCGGCGCTCCGCCGTACGCAGCTCATCGTGGGTGCCAGCTCGTTCGCCATGATCTTCAGTGGTTTCCTCGGCGCAATCGTGATCGATGAGGGCCAGAGCCAGGCCCAGCTCCTGATCTGGGGCGGTATCAGTGGCGTCTTCTGGATCATCACGAACGTGTTGCTCATCCGGTGCGTGCGCCGATCGCTTCCCTCGCTGACGACCCAGGCAGCCTCCTGGATGCGCTCGGCGACGATCCTGATGCTCTCCGGCTGGGTGGTCTACCCGCTGGTCTACCTGATCCAGGTGTTCGGCGACGGCGGCGGCTGGGCCACCACGATGCAGGTGTCCCTCTGCGTCGCCGACGTTCTCGTGAAGATCGGCTTCGGCACGCTCATCCACCGCGTGGCGAAGCTCCGCACGGCAGAAGACGTGCGCGCGGGAGACGACGTGCATCCGGAGTCCATCTGGATCTCGTCGGTCAAACAGTCCGATGCGGGCCAGCCGAACGAGGTGTACCTGGCGGAGGGCGCTTCCGTGCACCCGCGCCACGCGCGCCCACCGATGAGTTCGGCCGTTCCCTTCGAACGCAGCGAGATCGACGACGACGACCTGTGA